The DNA window ATAGTAGTTAGAATGATGGAAGAAGGGGAATATTCCTTTCTTCACTTCCCGCAATCCCCACAAATTCTAAGCGTACTCGAAGCCGACATTAGTGTGTCGGCTATTCGCTTTTGGAGACAGTTTGGACAGAAAGACCCGCGAACGAAAAATCCAAGATGTACTTCGCCAGTTGACGAGGGCATATCTCAGGGAACGTAATCCTCGCATCTATGCCCGTCTGCGGAAACGCGCAACGGAAATCGTAGACGCTGACATAGCGGCAAAGCTCATCGGAGAAATGAATGCCATTGAAGAAACCAACTCAGAAAGAAATTAGCGGCAGCATCAGGAAGCCGCGTAAAGAACAACCTACAGCTAAGACTCCTAAACGCGGCCCTGTGACCTGTAGCTGGCGTGAGGTAGTCTCCAACGGGAAATTGAATTACCGATAAAGGACTAATGGATGGAACCAACAATACAGGATTTACAGGTTCAGATTGAGGAGCTACGGAACAAGCTGAACGAGTCCGAACAGGGCCGTCAGTTCCTTGTGGAGCATTTCACGGAACGATTAAGCGAGGACAGCGAGAAACGTGCTCAAGAGCTATTGGCCGAACGTCTGCAATCGAAGCAGGAGAGCGTACAGGCACAACTCAAGTCGATTGGACTCAAACGGCCAGATTCCTATGCTGAATACAAAAGCCTCAGTCTTACCGACCAAGCACGTTGTTTGAGCGAATTCGGAGGCGAAGCGTTCATGGCCGACCTACTGCGAAAGAAAGCTGCTGAGGACGCGGAACTTCGTCGTAAGGCAATCATTGAACAGCAGGCAAAGAAGAATCCCACGCTCTAACAGGAATTGGGGCAGCAAAGTATTCTCCCTTCCGCTGTCCGAACGCTCCCGACGTGTGACGGTGAGCGTAAACACGATGGGCTGGTGCCATCCTTCGCTGGCCCATCACATTTCGCTGCACACTGTGCAGCAACAAGATTCCGCAGCCGTTGAGCCGTCTTTGGGATTCCATAAGGACGATAGGCGAGATGTGCGGAAGTTGGTCAAAATGGGCGTACCGGAACGTACAGCTATTGACCCTTGCACACGTCTAGCAGACGACCGTATTTCTCCAGCGGTGAATGTCGCCGGATAGAGGTGCAAAAATGCGGTCTGCGCTTCAATTGGAGAAAAAAGGCCACTAGAAGCGCAGACCGTTAAACAACCTAGGTTGTCAATGAACGCCCTGCACATTGAGTGCATACGACCTGAGCCGTTGAACTTGTATCGCCAACTACGCGAGTGTCCGGCGAATGGTCAACTCGCATACGCCGAACTTCTCAGCGATTTGTTTGAACGTGGCACCGGACTCCCGCAGGGCTGCAATCTCTGCCCTGTGATGGTCACGCAGGGACTTTGGACGGCCACCTACGCGGCCCTGGGCCTTGGCACGGGCAAGCCCTGCAAGCGTTCGCTCGCGCAGCCTGTCTTTCTCCATTTTGGCGAAGCAACTGAGCAGGGCGATGATTCCGTCACCGAGCGGCCCAATGGTGGAGATATATGGTTCGCTGTAGCTGGTGAACTTCACACCGACGCTAGACAGTCGTTGCAGGTACGTGAGGGCTGCTAATGGCCCTTCTCTGGTGAGACGGTCTAACGCCCAAACCAGAACGGCCTCAAAGCGACGTTTACCAGCGTCTCTGAGCATCGCCTGTAGTTGTTCGCGGTCTGCACGGCCTCCACTGGCAACGTCAACGTATTCTTGGACTATCTGCCAGCCCTGAGCTTCGCAGTGCTGTCTCAATTGACGAAGTTGGTTTGTTGCATCCTGTCCGTCAGTGCTAACGCGGCTATAAATGGCGATTCTCATAGGGTTGAACCTCGTATCTAAAACGGTCGTTTTGTTACTGCGAATGATGGCGTCTGTAAATCGTTGAAAGTTCGTGATGGATTGAACGTGAAATCGCTACCCGTTTTTGTTAGGCCACTGGGAACGTCCGGATTAGTGAACGTCCCCAGAGGATTCAGTTCACCGCCATTGACTCAGCCGTGAGCATCACTGCCAAGTCACAAGCACAAATTGCTTTGCAGTTGTTCACTACCAGACCGCAGAACTTGGAGTGACACGTCACACATTCGCTCAGTAAGGCCACTGGCACCGTCTCTGAGCAGCTTGCACACTGTGCGACGGCTTCTGAGCCGTCCATCACTAACGAATCGCTCATATCGCTCCTTTGCCTCTTCTCGTATTCGTTGCTTAACGACTGCAACGTCCTTCAAAGATGCCCGAGCGGTGATGTGCGTCAAGTGGAAAACGAACTGGCAGATGGATGGATGAACACTCACAACTGCTAAGTGACTGGAGTGTATAGCGTTAACGTTAGTGGAAATGTATCTGTCGAGATGTGAAGTTAGGCAGTGAACATGCGCGTGTGCGTCAATTCGCGGCTGGAAACGGTTCACAGAGGGTGATGATGCATGGTCGGAGTAAGAAAACGACATACCGCGTCGGTAGCCCTGACAATTTTTCACTGTGTGGAGGTTGTCTAACAATTACGGAACTCATAATCGAATCGGTGACCTGCACAACTTCCACTGGCTAAGGTAGCGCAGAGGAAAAGATTCTCTCTGAGCCGTTCCAGAGGACAACTAAGGGCGTCTTTTTCTATTTTTTCGAGTGTTCGGGACGACTGTATAGCAATTCTTCCCAAGTGGTTCTCGTCGGCAACGGAACCAAAAAACGAGGAGATGTTTAAGCACCTGATGAATATCGAATGGCTGACGGCTGAAGAAGCCGCGCAGCATTTGCGTGTAAAAGTGCGAACGTTACTGCTATGGACTCGCTTAGGAAAAATTAGAGGCTATGCGCTGTCTGGCACCCAAAGGAAGGTCTGGCGGTATCTCAGAGCTGACCTAGACGCATCACTGCTAGGAACTCCTGTGTTACATTCTGCTCTGCCGTCCGTGCTCGGGAGGATGGATTGAAACGAGCACGGCATCAGAATGGAAGTGTAGTGTTTAACAAACGCAGCAAAACTTGGCATTTTCTCTGGCGTGAGAACGGTCAACGTCGCTCAAAGCTACTGGGGCCGGAGTCGGAACTTCCGACAAAGGCCGCAGCGTGGAGAGTGGCAGAACCATTCCGGCGGTCACTGGATGTGCCAACAACCACAACGCCGACAGTTAAGGCACTTGCCGAACGGTATGAGTCAGAGCGAATACCATCCCGGTTTTCGACAGCCAGAATGTACCGTTCATGGTTGCGGAACTACATCATTCCTGAGTGGGGCAGCAAAGGAGTAACGGAGCTACAGCCGCGTGCAGTTGAGCTTTGGCTGCGGCATCTGACCTTGTCTTCGAAGAGCAAAGCGCATATCCGTGCAATGCTTCGGATACTTGTTGACTTCGCTATGTGGTCTGGGTTGATGGAGATTTCGCGCAATCCGATAGAGCTAGTAGTAGTGCGAGGCGCGACGAATCGGACGAGGCAACCAAGAAGCCTAACCGTTGAAGAATTCCAGAGGCTAATTCAACACTCGGGAGAGCCGCTTCGAACGATGGCTCAGGTGGCAGTATGTTTCGGCTTACGAGTCTCTGAGTTGCTGGCTCTCAAGTGGGGCGATATTGACTGGCTACGAGGAAAGCTGCACATACAGAGAGCCATCGTGATGCAGAACGTTGATGATGTAAAAACCATCGCGTCTCGGAAGCCAATGAGTATTGATGCTTCACTTCTAGAGGTATTCCAAGTATGGCGACAACGTACCCAGTTTTCAGGGGACACTGATTGGGTGTTTGCGAGTCCAGTGGAACTGGGCCGACTGCCTTATTCCTATCCTTGGTTCTGGCTGGAACTCCAAAAGGCAGCCAAGGCAGCGGAACTGGGAAAGCTGGGAACTCACACTTTCCGACATACCTACCGGAGTTGGCTTGATGCCGTCGGTACTCCTATAGCAGTGCAGCAACGCATGATGCGTCACACGGACATTAGAACGACTCTTAATGTTTACGGTGACGTTGTAACCGGAGAGATGGAGCAAGCTGGTTCGAGAGTCGCGGAACTCGCTCTAAGTGGACTGCTCTAAGTGGATTGCAGGTGGATTGCAGGCCGAGTTAAGTAGTTGAAAGTACTGGCGGAGAGAGAGGGATTCGAACCCTCGATAGAGTTTCCCCTATACACGCTTTCCAAGCGTGCGCCTTCAGCCACTCGGCCATCTCTCCGCTGAGAAGGGATGTGGCTTCGTTCCATTGTACCAGCAGTTCTAATCAGGGCCGTCCCATGCGGCGCAAACGCAAAACAAAAGCCCGACCTCGTGGGCCGGGCTTTGCAAGCTTGGAATGCTTTAGTCTTCGCCTTCGCCCATCTGCTGCGCCAGGTAGTTCTGGATCCCCATCTGCTTGATCAACTCCAGTTGCGCTTCGAGCCAGTCGATATGGTGTTCTTCATCCACCAGGATGTGTTCCAGCAGTTCGCGCGACCCGGCATCGTTCGCCGCGGAGCAGACGTGAACGCCATCGTTCAGCCGCTTCACGGCGTCGTACTCCACCTGCAAGTCGTTCTTGAATTGTTGTTCCACCGAGCCGCCGATATTGATTTTGAAGTAATCGCTCATGTTCGGCGTCCCGTCGAGATACAGAATCCGCTCCATCAACTTCTCCGCGTGCTTCATCTCGTCGATGGATTCTTTTCGGACGTAGTTCGCGAGCCGCTCATAACCCCAGTTCTCGCACATCTCGGCATGAAGGAAGTATTGGTTGATGGCCGTCAATTCAGCTTTCAGCACTTCTTGCAGGACTGCCAGAACTTTCGCATCACCTTTCACGTGTCGCTCTCCAGATGGATATCGTTATCAGTACGCGAAATTCTACCAGCAATCCCCGTTTGTGACAGCGGTGTCCTCCGAACCTCTAAGCTGCCGTGGTTTTTCCTCCGAGCAGCGTCAAAACTTCGCCCGTGATATAGCTCGAATCCGCCTCCGACGCGAAGAATACATACGCCGGTGCCACTTCCTCAGGTTGGCCGGCCCTTCCCATCGGCGTGTTCTTGCCGTGTTTGGCCGTCTCCTCCGGATCAAAGTCGCTCGCCACCAGAGGCGTCCAGATCGGGCCCGGTGCAACGCAATTGACCCTTATCCCTCTTTCCACCATCTGCTGAGCCAGAGTCTTCGTGAACGCGTGGATCGCGCCCTTCGTAGACGAGTAATCCAGTAGGTCCTTGTTGCCCTGCAACCCGGTGATCGACCCTGTATTAATGATGGCGCTACCCGGCTTCAGGTGGGGAATTGCGGCTTTTGCCATGTGGAAGTAGCCGTAGATGTTCGTCCGAAACGTGTGGTCCCACTGCTGC is part of the Terriglobales bacterium genome and encodes:
- a CDS encoding site-specific integrase, encoding MEISRNPIELVVVRGATNRTRQPRSLTVEEFQRLIQHSGEPLRTMAQVAVCFGLRVSELLALKWGDIDWLRGKLHIQRAIVMQNVDDVKTIASRKPMSIDASLLEVFQVWRQRTQFSGDTDWVFASPVELGRLPYSYPWFWLELQKAAKAAELGKLGTHTFRHTYRSWLDAVGTPIAVQQRMMRHTDIRTTLNVYGDVVTGEMEQAGSRVAELALSGLL
- a CDS encoding recombinase family protein, which encodes MRIAIYSRVSTDGQDATNQLRQLRQHCEAQGWQIVQEYVDVASGGRADREQLQAMLRDAGKRRFEAVLVWALDRLTREGPLAALTYLQRLSSVGVKFTSYSEPYISTIGPLGDGIIALLSCFAKMEKDRLRERTLAGLARAKAQGRVGGRPKSLRDHHRAEIAALRESGATFKQIAEKFGVCELTIRRTLA
- the bfr gene encoding bacterioferritin, whose translation is MKGDAKVLAVLQEVLKAELTAINQYFLHAEMCENWGYERLANYVRKESIDEMKHAEKLMERILYLDGTPNMSDYFKINIGGSVEQQFKNDLQVEYDAVKRLNDGVHVCSAANDAGSRELLEHILVDEEHHIDWLEAQLELIKQMGIQNYLAQQMGEGED
- a CDS encoding SDR family oxidoreductase, which gives rise to MEPRPRFRGEEYKPAGKLKGKVALITGGDSGIGRAVATLYAREGADVAIVYLPEEQSDAEETQAAVEGAGRRCLLIEGDVGDPNFCREAVENTVEEFGKLDILVNNAAFQNSQESIEKITEQQWDHTFRTNIYGYFHMAKAAIPHLKPGSAIINTGSITGLQGNKDLLDYSSTKGAIHAFTKTLAQQMVERGIRVNCVAPGPIWTPLVASDFDPEETAKHGKNTPMGRAGQPEEVAPAYVFFASEADSSYITGEVLTLLGGKTTAA